The proteins below come from a single Corylus avellana chromosome ca3, CavTom2PMs-1.0 genomic window:
- the LOC132174917 gene encoding uncharacterized protein LOC132174917, which produces MDSPQSVVSPFKNSLVAEPEMRKSDFFVQSPGPLSKGIEFNSKKALVSNIEDCIGVLDVYVHQARDIHNICIYHKQDVYAKLCLTSDPENTVSTKTINGGGRNPVFNDNVRLNVWTVDSSLKCEIWMLSRVRNYLEDQLLGFALVPLSEVLLQNGKLEKEFSLSSTDLLHSPAGFVQLSLSYSGASPEVMAIPAMPTAMATNATEQDTEISESHPSDFDKIEFPDPKIDNEDQLMVSEYFALPCNSLDSESSESLGASDAENHHSSEVGVHAVESFSTGTVESIQHPKIDSPLSSVSTNGVSSPLDPASSESSDAPEASKSPNQERDSAPKESSAGVKDGESDSSGGVPTDALTKPVVTVNVEPEQKVVQQDIVDMYMKSMQQFTESLAKMKLPLDLDNGPTNSGNSSSDQKLQASKNTGSRVFYGSRAFF; this is translated from the coding sequence ATGGACTCCCCACAATCTGTTGTCTCGCCATTCAAGAACTCCCTCGTCGCTGAGCCTGAGATGCGGAAATCCGACTTCTTCGTACAGAGCCCTGGTCCCTTATCAAAGGGAATTGAGTTCAACAGCAAGAAAGCTCTGGTGTCAAACATAGAGGACTGCATTGGTGTTCTTGATGTCTACGTACATCAGGCTAGGGACATCCACAACATCTGCATATACCACAAGCAAGATGTTTATGCTAAGCTTTGCCTGACTAGTGATCCTGAAAACACAGTCTCCACCAAAACCATTAATGGTGGTGGGAGGAATCCAGTCTTCAACGACAATGTCCGTCTCAATGTTTGGACTGTTGATTCCTCACTCAAATGTGAGATATGGATGTTGAGCAGGGTCAGGAATTATCTTGAAGATCAGTTGTTGGGGTTCGCTTTAGTGCCATTATCTGAAGTCCTTCTCCAGAATGGGAAGTTGGAGAAAGAATTCTCTTTATCTTCAACTGATCTGCTCCATTCCCCGGCGGGGTTTGTTCAATTGTCTCTCTCCTATAGTGGGGCTTCGCCGGAAGTAATGGCTATTCCTGCAATGCCAACTGCTATGGCCACGAATGCAACTGAGCAGGACACAGAGATATCTGAGTCACACCCAAGtgattttgataagattgagTTCCCAGATCCTAAGATTGATAATGAAGATCAGTTGATGGTTTCGGAGTATTTTGCGTTACCATGTAACAGTTTGGACTCTGAGAGCTCTGAGAGCTTGGGAGCTTCTGATGCTGAAAACCATCACAGTTCAGAGGTGGGTGTTCATGCTGTAGAAAGCTTCTCAACTGGTACAGTTGAATCTATCCAGCATCCAAAGATTGATTCTCCTCTGAGCAGTGTGTCAACTAATGGGGTTTCTTCTCCTTTGGACCCGGCAAGCTCGGAGTCTTCTGATGCTCCAGAAGCATCAAAATCTCCGAATCAGGAACGTGATTCTGCCCCAAAAGAGAGTTCTGCAGGTGTTAAAGATGGTGAGAGTGATTCCTCTGGTGGGGTGCCAACTGATGCATTGACAAAGCCTGTCGTCACAGTCAATGTTGAGCCAGAACAAAAGGTGGTGCAGCAGGACATAGTGGACATGTACATGAAAAGCATGCAGCAGTTTACTGAGTCTTTGGCAAAGATGAAGCTACCTTTGGACCTTGACAATGGACCAACCAATTCAGGAAATTCAAGCTCTGACCAGAAATTACAGGCATCAAAGAATACTGGTTCCCGTGTGTTTTATGGCAGTAGGGCTTTCTTCTAA
- the LOC132175145 gene encoding protein TORNADO 1 gives MPSNENLRDLQWVLHAIGSESISLHNISFYLSQPTSGCYQETENSVNINISKDSLQQFSHLLTVLGTAKNIQSLRNLEFHRVEWELQQLLNLGVLLENSSNIKQLVFRRNRFRKEHLSEFSEILKRNRVIKEIMFSESSIGYVGAGILASALKVNDSLEELQIWEDSIGSKGAEELSKMIEVNSTLKLLTIFDSNSITATPLISAVLARNRTMEVHVWSGENGEKSSKVVEFVPENSTLRIYRLDLSGACRVACALGWNSTVKSLDMTCVRLKSRWAREFRWVLEQNKSLKEVNLSKTCLKDKGVIYVAAGLFKNQSLESLYLDGNWFGGIGVEHLLCPLSRFSALQCQANVTLKSVTFGGGRTKIGRDGLAAILQMLTTNESVTRLGIYDDESLRPDDIVKIFRSLERNASLRHLSLQGCKGVQGELVLQTIMETLQVNPWIEDIDLSRTPLQNSGKTDGIYQRLGQNGKTEPEPDLLKDMPFTEPKSCRVFFCGQEYAGKTTLCNSVSQNFSSSKAAYIDQVRTLVNPVEQAIRTNGMKIKNLKDEGTKISIWNLAGQHEFYSLHDLMFPGHGSPSVFLIISSLFRKPNNREPKTASEIEEDLQYWLRFIVSNSKRAVQQCMLPNVTIVLTHHDKINQPSQNFQATVNSIQRLRDKFQGFVDFYPTVFTIDARSSASVSKLAHHLRKTSKTVLQRVPRVYQLCNDLIQILSDWRSENYNKPAMKWKEFDELCQVKVPPLRYRSRHDNKEKVEMRRQAIATCLHNMGEIIYFDDPGFLILDCEWFCGEVLGQLITLDARRQSSVENNGFISRKELEKILRGNLQSQIPGMGSKVFENLEASDLVRMMLKLELCYEQDPSDPNSLLLIPAILEEGRERPQRWQLSTPDCLYAGRHLECDDSSHMFLTPGFFPRLQVNLHNKIMGLRNQHGATYSLEKYLISISINGIYIRVELGGKLGYYIDVLACSTKNLTETLRLIQHLIIPAIQSLCHGITLTENVMRPECVRNLIPPRYRKTQFVSLQQLKQALLSVPADGMYDYQHTWSSVSDLGRPILQVGFDLARELLSDDDFREVLHRRYHDLHNLAEELQVLPENNSDGPDHTLSTSDEPDRVDPTFGGIAKGVEAVLQRLKIIEQEIRDLKQEIQGLRYYEHRLLAHLHHKVNYLVNYNVQVEERKVPNMFYFVRTENYSRRLVTNIISGMNALRLHMLCEFRREMHVVEDQTGCELMQVDNRAVKSLAPYMKKFMTLLTFALKIGAHLAAGMGQLIPDLSREVAHLADSSLLYGAGGAVAAGAVGAAAMGRVQGSRNRGSRDIQQDLKTAQQWVVDFLRDRRCSTGKDIAEKFGLYRVRYRDDGQIAWICRRHMHIRANEIIEVPI, from the exons ATGCCATCAAACGAGAACCTCAGAGATCTCCAGTGGGTTCTGCATGCAATCGGATCCGAAAGCATCAGCCTACACAACATCTCCTTCTACCTTTCTCAACCAACTTCAGGATGTTACCAAGAAACAGAAAACTCTGTGAACATAAACATTTCCAAGGACAGCCTTCAACAGTTCTCCCACCTCCTCACAGTACTAGGCACAGCCAAAAACATCCAATCTCTGAGAAACTTGGAGTTCCACCGGGTTGAATGGGAACTACAGCAACTACTGAATCTTGGGGTGTTGCTTGAGAATAGCTCAAACATCAAGCAACTAGTGTTTCGAAGAAACCGTTTCAGGAAAGAACATTTATCAGAGTTCTCTGAAATTCTGAAGAGAAATAGAGTGATCAAAGAGATCATGTTTTCTGAATCATCTATTGGCTATGTTGGAGCCGGGATTCTTGCTTCCGCTCTTAAGGTGAATGACAGCTTGGAAGAGTTACAGATATGGGAAGACTCAATTGGGTCAAAAGGGGCCGAGGAGCTCTCAAAGATGATCGAAGTAAACTCGACACTGAAGctgttgacaatttttgactcAAATTCAATTACAGCAACCCCACTTATATCTGCAGTTTTAGCAAGGAACAGGACCATGGAAGTTCATGTTTGGAgtggagaaaatggagaaaaaagttcAAAGGTTGTCGAGTTTGTTCCTGAAAACAGCACACTTCGAATTTACAGACTCGACCTTTCAGGCGCCTGCAGGGTTGCTTGTGCTCTTGGGTGGAACTCAACAGTGAAGTCACTTGACATGACCTGTGTCCGGCTAAAATCTCGGTGGGCTAGGGAGTTCCGATGGGTTTTGGAACAGAATAAGAGTCTTAAAGAGGTAAACTTATCAAAAACTTGCCTCAAGGATAAGGGAGTCATATATGTTGCAGCTGGACTCTTCAAGAACCAGAGTTTGGAAAGCTTATATCTTGATGGAAATTGGTTCGGCGGCATTGGTGTGGAACATCTCCTCTGCCCTTTGAGCAGGTTTTCTGCCTTGCAATGCCAAGCCAACGTTACTCTGAAGTCTGTAACTTTTGGAGGCGGGAGAACAAAAATAGGAAGAGATGGGCTTGCAGCCATTTTACAGATGCTGACAACCAATGAGAGTGTGACCCGGCTGGGGATATATGATGATGAGAGTTTGAGACCAGATGATATCGTCAAAATCTTCAGGAGCTTGGAGAGGAATGCCAGTTTGAGACACTTGTCTTTACAGGGCTGCAAAGGGGTTCAAGGAGAGTTGGTGCTTCAGACAATAATGGAGACACTACAGGTGAATCCTTGGATTGAAGACATCGATCTCTCAAGAACCCCGCTGCAGAATTCGGGGAAGACAGATGGAATTTACCAAAGACTGGGCCAGAATGGGAAGACTGAACCTGAACCAGATTTGCTAAAGGATATGCCATTCACAGAGCCCAAGAGTTGTAGAGTTTTCTTCTGTGGGCAAGAATATGCAGGTAAG ACCACACTGTGTAATTCAGTATCACAGAATTTCTCTTCCTCGAAGGCGGCCTACATAGATCAAGTAAGAACTTTAGTTAACCCAGTTGAACAAGCTATTAGAACAAAtggaatgaaaataaaaaatctcaaagATGAAGGCACAAAGATTTCAATATGGAATCTTGCCGGTCAGCATGAATTCTATTCTCTCCATGATCTCATGTTTCCAGGGCATGGGAGCCCTTCGGTCTTCTTGATCATATCCAGTTTATTTAGGAAACCTAACAACAGAGAACCAAAGACCGCATCTGAAATAGAAGAGGACCTTCAGTATTGGCTCAGGTTCATAGTTTCCAACTCAAAAAGAGCAGTTCAACAATGCATGCTACCAAATGTAACTATTGTCCTCACACACCATGACAAAATCAATCAACCGTCACAAAACTTTCAGGCTACTGTAAATTCAATTCAGAGACTGCGAGATAAGTTCCAGGGGTTTGTTGACTTCTATCCAACTGTATTCACAATCGATGCAAGATCATCTGCATCGGTCAGTAAACTCGCTCATCACCTTCGGAAGACAAGCAAGACAGTTCTCCAAAGAGTCCCTCGAGTTTATCAACTTTGCAATGATCTGATACAGATTTTATCAGACTGGAGATCAGAGAACTACAATAAGCCAGCAATGAAGTGGAAAGAGTTTGATGAGCTATGCCAAGTTAAGGTTCCACCATTAAGATATCGATCAAGACATGATAATAAAGAGAAGGTAGAAATGAGGAGGCAGGCTATTGCTACTTGTCTTCATAATATGGGAGAGATCATTTATTTTGATGATCCGGGGTTCTTAATCTTAGATTGTGAGTGGTTCTGTGGTGAAGTGCTAGGCCAGCTGATAACATTAGATGCTAGAAGGCAAAGCTCTGTGGAGAATAATGGATTCATCAGCAGGAAAGAATTGGAGAAGATTCTAAGAGGAAATTTACAGAGCCAGATTCCTGGAATGGGTTCAAAGGTATTTGAGAACTTAGAGGCTAGTGACCTTGTGAGGATGATGCTGAAACTGGAACTCTGTTATGAACAAGATCCATCAGATCCAAATTCTCTGCTACTGATCCCCGCAATTCTGGAAGAAGGTAGAGAAAGGCCACAGAGATGGCAGTTAAGCACACCTGACTGCCTTTATGCAGGACGGCATCTTGAGTGTGATGATTCAAGCCACATGTTTCTCACACCAGGCTTCTTTCCTCGTTTACAG GTGAATCTTCACAACAAAATCATGGGGTTAAGGAACCAACATGGAGCAACTTACAGTCTTGAGAAGTACCTCATCTCAATAAGTATCAATGGTATCTACATCAGAGTAGAGCTCGGAGGAAAGTTGGGTTACTACATTGATGTCCTTGCATGCTCGACCAAGAACCTGACAGAAACCCTTAGACTCATCCAGCATCTAATAATTCCAGCAATTCAAAGCCTCTGCCATGGGATCACCTTGACTGAAAATGTCATGCGGCCAGAATGTGTGCGAAACCTGATACCCCCCAGATATAGGAAAACCCAATTTGTGTCTCTGCAACAATTGAAACAGGCACTACTCTCGGTTCCTGCAGACGGCATGTATGATTATCAACATACCTGGAGTTCAGTATCAGACTTGGGCAGACCTATTCTACAAGTAGGTTTCGATTTGGCTAGAGAGCTACTATCAGATGATGACTTTCGGGAAGTACTGCATCGAAGATATCATGACCTACACAACCTTGCTGAGGAATTACAAGTCCTACCCGAAAACAACTCAGATGGACCAGATCACACTTTATCCACAAGTGATGAACCTGACAGAGTTGATCCGACTTTTGGTGGTATTGCCAAGGGAGTGGAAGCAGTATTGCAGAGACTGAAAATCATTGAACAAGAAATCAgagatttgaagcaggagatcCAAGGGTTGAGATATTATGAGCACAGACTCCTCGCTCATCTTCATCACAAAGTGAACTACCTAGTTAACTACAATGTCCAAGTGGAAGAGAGGAAAGTACCCAACATGTTCTATTTTGTCAGAACAGAAAACTACTCAAGGAGATTGGTCACAAACATAATTTCTGGGATGAACGCACTCCGGCTTCACATGCTATGTGAGTTCCGACGAGAAATGCATGTTGTTGAAGATCAAACGGGCTGTGAACTAATGCAAGTTGATAACAGGGCTGTAAAGAGTTTGGCTCCATACATGAAGAAGTTCATGACACTGTTAACATTTGCTCTTAAGATAGGAGCCCATCTAGCAGCTGGGATGGGACAACTGATACCTGATTTGAGCAGGGAAGTTGCCCACCTGGCTGACTCTTCCCTTCTTTATGGGGCAGGAGGAGCGGTTGCAGCTGGGGCTGTGGGGGCTGCAGCCATGGGACGTGTGCAGGGGAGCCGGAATAGAGGCTCAAGGGATATTCAGCAAGACCTAAAAACAGCACAGCAATGGGTCGTGGACTTTTTAAGGGACAGGAGGTGCTCGACTGGGAAGGACATTGCAGAGAAGTTTGGATTATATAGAGTAAGGTACAGGGATGATGGCCAGATTGCTTGGATTTGTAGAAGGCATATGCACATCAGAGCAAATGAAATAATTGAAGTCCCCATTTGA
- the LOC132175858 gene encoding heterogeneous nuclear ribonucleoprotein 1: MESDLGKLFIGGISWDTDEERLKDYFRKYGEVVEAVIMRDRATGRARGFGFVVFADPSVAERVIMDKHMIDGRTVEAKKAVPKDDQNILNRNTGSFHSSPGPGRTKKIFVGGLASTVTESDFKKYFDQFGTITDVVVMYDHNTQRPRGFGFITYDSEDAVDRVLHKQFHELNGKMVEVKRAVPKELSPGPSRSPLIGYNYGLSRANSFLNSYVQGYNMSPVGGYGVRMDGRFNQVPSGRGGFSPFSTTGYGVGLNLEPGLSPSYGGNSNFGNSLGYARMLSPYYSGNSNRYNTPIGYSGGNGRSDSLISSTTRNVWGNGGLNSAANSSGPGAYLSSGSGGFGVFGNSGANWGPSAASTQGGGSPPGYTSGNIGYGSGESNFGLGGGGYGRNSGTGVAQTSSFAASTGGYEGSYGDFYRSGSVYGDSTWRSATPELEGSGSFGYGLGNISSDVTAQSSEGYIGSYNVTSRQSNRGIAT, from the exons ATGGAATCAGATCTTGGAAAGCTCTTCATTGGTGGGATTTCTTGGGACACAGATGAAGAACGTCTTAAAGATTATTTTAGGAAATATGGGGAAGTGGTGGAGGCAGTGATCATGAGAGATCGTGCCACCGGTCGTGCTCGCGGCTTTGGTTTTGTTGTCTTTGCCGATCCTTCTGTTGCTGAAAGAGTCATCATGGATAAACACATGATTGATGGCCGCACA GTTGAAGCAAAGAAGGCTGTTCCTAAGGATGATCAGAACATTTTAAATAGAAACACTGGTAGCTTTCATAGTTCTCCAGGTCCTGGACGTACCAAAAAGATTTTTGTTGGAGGTTTAGCGTCTACAGTCACAGAGAGCGACTTTAAGAAATACTTTGATCAGTTTGGCACAATTACCGATGTTGTAGTGATGTATGATCACAACACCCAAAGACCAAGAGGTTTTGGCTTCATCACCTATGATTCTGAGGATGCAGTGGATAGAGTGCTGCATAAACAGTTTCATGAACTGAATGGTAAAATGGTTGAGGTGAAGAGGGCAGTCCCCAAAGAGCTATCCCCAGGCCCCAGCCGAAGCCCTCTTATAGGATATAACTATGGTTTGAGTAGGGCCAATAGCTTCCTTAACAGTTATGTCCAGGGTTATAATATGAGCCCGGTTGGAGGTTATGGAGTCAGGATGGATGGTAGGTTTAATCAAGTTCCTAGTGGTCGAGGTGGGTTTTCCCCATTTAGTACAACTGGTTATGGAGTGGGTTTGAATTTGGAGCCAGGGCTTAGCCCAAGCTATGGTGGCAATTCCAACTTTGGCAATAGTCTTGGATATGCACGGATGCTGAGTCCTTATTATAGTGGTAATTCAAATAGGTACAATACACCTATTGGGTATAGTGGGGGTAATGGAAGAAGTGATTCTCTTATAAGCTCAACGACACGGAATGTATGGGGAAATGGGGGTCTTAACAGTGCTGCAAACTCTTCCGGCCCTGGTGCCTACTTGAGCTCTGGAAGTGGGGGTTTTGGAGTTTTTGGAAATAGTGGTGCAAATTGGGGCCCTTCTGCTGCTTCAACTCAAGGTGGAGGGAGTCCTCCCGGTTATACTAGTGGGAATATTGGTTATGGCAGTGGAGAGAGCAACTTTGGGTTGGGTGGGGGAGGGTATGGACGAAACAGTGGCACAGGTGTAGCCCAAACATCATCATTTGCTGCATCAACTGGAGGATATGAGGGGTCCTATGGTGACTTCTATCGGAGTGGTTCAGTTTATGGTGATTCAACTTGGCGGTCTGCTACCCCCGAGCTAGAGGGCTCTGGCTCATTTGGTTATGGGCTTGGCAATATATCTTCAGATGTCACAGCCCAAAGTTCTGAGGGTTATATTGGAAGTTACAATGTTACAAGTAGACAATCGAATAGAG GAATTGCTACGTAG